A genome region from Coprococcus phoceensis includes the following:
- a CDS encoding PhoH family protein: MSILEEFIEIPVAHEKNIFGQFDAFAKKIERTLQVTLIARDGHTKILGEAQRVNQAKRVLEQLAELSKRGNTITEQNVDYAISLVFEDNEKGIVEIDKDIICHTLQGKPIKPKTLGQKKYVDAIRKQMIVFGLGPAGTGKTYLAMAMAITAFKNNEVGRIILTRPAIEAGEKLGFLPGDLQSKIDPYLRPLYDALYQIMGAESFIKNSEKGLIEVAPLAYMRGRTLDNAFIILDEAQNTTPAQMKMFLTRIGFGSKVVITGDSTQKDLPSGMVSGLDIATKVVRNIDDITICNLSSKDVVRHPLVQKIVKAYEEFEQKKERPRDKRRK, from the coding sequence ATGAGTATACTGGAAGAATTCATTGAAATACCTGTTGCACATGAAAAGAATATATTCGGGCAGTTTGATGCATTTGCAAAGAAGATAGAACGTACTTTACAAGTGACATTAATCGCACGGGATGGACATACGAAAATTTTAGGAGAAGCCCAGCGTGTGAATCAGGCAAAACGAGTGCTGGAGCAGCTTGCGGAGCTGTCAAAGCGAGGCAACACCATTACAGAACAGAATGTAGACTATGCGATTTCACTGGTCTTTGAGGACAATGAAAAGGGAATCGTAGAGATTGATAAGGATATTATCTGTCATACTTTGCAGGGGAAACCAATTAAGCCGAAGACGCTCGGGCAGAAGAAATATGTGGATGCAATCCGAAAGCAAATGATCGTATTCGGACTTGGACCTGCGGGAACCGGAAAGACATACCTTGCGATGGCAATGGCAATTACGGCGTTTAAAAACAACGAAGTGGGAAGAATCATCTTGACACGTCCGGCTATTGAAGCGGGAGAAAAACTTGGTTTTCTTCCGGGCGATCTGCAAAGTAAGATTGATCCGTACTTAAGACCATTGTATGATGCTCTGTATCAAATTATGGGGGCAGAGAGTTTTATCAAAAATTCCGAAAAAGGGTTGATTGAAGTGGCTCCTTTAGCGTACATGAGAGGGCGTACGCTAGACAATGCATTTATTATTTTGGACGAGGCACAAAATACGACACCTGCTCAGATGAAGATGTTTCTGACCAGAATCGGTTTTGGCTCAAAAGTGGTAATTACAGGAGACTCCACACAAAAAGACCTTCCATCCGGAATGGTGTCCGGATTGGATATTGCGACAAAAGTAGTTCGCAATATTGATGATATTACAATCTGTAATTTATCCAGCAAAGATGTTGTCAGACATCCTTTGGTGCAGAAGATTGTAAAAGCGTACGAAGAATTTGAACAAAAGAAAGAACGTCCGAGAGACAAAAGGAGAAAATAA
- the ybeY gene encoding rRNA maturation RNase YbeY: MTLLFEEEGSLKLSLPCEELAVKVIEMALDYAKCPYEAEVNLLLTMNDEIQEMNRNFRGIDRATDVLSFPMVDYETAGSFSFLEDALEYFNPESGELMLGDIVISKEKVVSQAEEYGHSIEREYAFLIAHSMLHLFGFDHMEEEERAVMERKQAEILERLQILR, from the coding sequence ATGACTTTATTATTTGAAGAAGAGGGCAGTTTGAAGCTTTCGCTTCCTTGCGAAGAACTTGCGGTAAAAGTAATTGAGATGGCTTTGGATTATGCAAAATGCCCGTATGAGGCAGAGGTGAATCTGCTTTTGACAATGAATGATGAGATTCAGGAGATGAACCGTAATTTTCGTGGAATTGACCGCGCGACGGATGTACTTTCCTTCCCGATGGTAGACTATGAGACAGCAGGATCATTTTCTTTTCTGGAAGATGCCCTTGAGTATTTTAATCCGGAGAGCGGAGAGCTGATGCTTGGAGACATTGTCATTTCAAAAGAAAAAGTAGTTTCACAGGCAGAAGAATACGGACATTCCATTGAACGGGAATACGCTTTCTTGATTGCGCACAGTATGCTTCATCTGTTTGGTTTTGATCATATGGAAGAAGAAGAGCGGGCGGTGATGGAAAGAAAGCAGGCGGAAATATTAGAACGTCTGCAAATATTGCGTTAG